The sequence CGGGACTGCGGTGCACCGCCTGCCCTCTCGTGTCACATGATCACGTGGTTATCGTAAAATTTTCCGAAAGCCCTTAGgttctcctcctttctttctttctttcttttctaaggCGACAGCTTCACTGGCTGCAAACTTCCGATTTCGCCGTGGCcatgctccgaggaggcacatgacgtcacaacgcgcgcctcgccgcggatatttctctctcgctcgctaCCTAGTCACTACTCCGCATGttccactagtagcaccgagccacaggtgttccaccggagcgcagcgccgcgccttacCACCGCCGTCGTTTGGTATGACGCCAACCACGTTCCTCGtcattgcgctcgcctccgctcgcttcgccagctgcgtcgcatgcctgataacatgccgGAGGATTCAAAAGGAGgactcgcgtgcgccgcaaccacagttgaggcggcagtatggacggcgacaattctgataagcatgaggaggcctggaatcggcatcggaacgagatgaagaggaaacgaatcgcccaggaaacagacgaagaACGCgccaacatagctagacaaccagactaacctggacttgcaatcatgATTAACCAAGgctattactattattactattattaccatgatatgccttagctttcgctacgtatatcctgacatagccgagctaagccactgccatttttttttcttggtttcaaggTTGTCGCATAATGTTCCCTCCTATCTTTTCTTTACTCCGTGGGAGTGAACACTGACGGCAAGCATGCGGTAAGAGCAGGCTGAGTGCACTACCACGGCCAGTTTGTTCGCCAGTTTACGCAGTTCCCGACAGAACATATCTGAGACCTACGAGAGCTGAAAATTTTTGTCTGTAGGTACAAAAGGGAAACTGCTGTGCTCGAGCACGCTGCGCGCCCCTACTTTTGGCCAGTCCGCCAGCATCAGGGCGCCCTGGCGCTGACCATCAAGAgtaaaaattttaaagaattacCGACGGTTGAGCACAGCATCGACAAGTGTAATTACACAAGCCATCTTCCTTCTAGAAGCGTTAAAAGCACTGCACTCTTAATAAAAAACAGAACACCGAAACAATACCAACCGTAATTTTGCTGAGCTATTTTGCTGGGTGCTTAGTGTATCGCGCAGCTTCTAACTGAAGTTGTCGAAGCATCCGGATTAGCGAGCCATTATATAGATAAGCATTAACATGGATAAAACTCGTAGCATGTACATCGTGCTTGTACACTACGCGATTTCTCTCAACACGATCGCCGAATGACGCGTGATATTGGTAAAGATGACGTGCATGATTGCGATACGTTATCATGCGCTGCAGAAAAGGGTGCAGAAAGTGACGAGAAATATCTTGGCAGCTCTGTTTCCAGGCATTTAACCATTAAAATGAAGGTGCACACCATGACGTACTGCAAGCGGTATCAAACAAGTTGTATTATTTTCACGAacaattactattattattatttgcattgTTGTTCGTGATTCTCGCCTTCTCTGCTTTTCACAGTGATAGATATGTCTGAATTTCGCTGATGGTTATTTAAACATAATAAAATTACGACCATTAAAGCCAGTGATTGGTTCTTACAGTGTACGTCATGACAGCAAAAAGAATCAAAGTCGCAAAATAGTGGAATGCTAGTATTACCGCGTGTAGCGTTTCATAGCCGCCATGTAAAAGGCGCAAATTGAAAAAGTGAGCACGTACCTGTTCCTAACAAATGCATCACCAGTTGTATCGTTGAACCAGTTGTCTATAATTATGTTTTTTAGGAAAGCGAGACACGGCTCGGAGCTTAGCATCATCGAAGAAGTTGTAGATGATGACAACAATATTTTAAACGTTGCCATCACGCAGAATAACACATGACAAGCTGTACCGGGTAATTGCGTTTGCTAAGTGAACGTCGACAGGTTATGGATAGCTCGCGCGTTTGAGCTTTTCCTTTATTATAAAAACAGAAAGTCACGCGAATGAAGCGGTAGCTGCTACTTTAGAaactctttttttgtgtgtgtgtctgtagcGTGAAGCAGCACAGGCACCTTGCGACGAAGTCACCCCCTACGTTTGCCAACCCGCATTTCTCACTCCGACCGCGCGGACACACTCACTCGAGGTCGATGCTCCGCAGCTTGAGCGCGGGCGTGGGCAGCATGCTCCGGGAGAAGTGGGCGAGCTTTGAGTCTCGGATGACCACGTACTCGAGGTCGGGCAGCTCGGCGAGCCAGCCCTCCTCGACGCTCTCCACGCTCGAGTGGAGCACGCTGACGCCCCGCACGGTGCGTGGCAGGAGGCCAAAGTCGCGGCCCAGCCTCAGGCCGCTCATCTTGACCAGCCCGAGGGTCTTAAGGCGCGGCAGCGTGCGCAGGGTCTCCCAGCTGGCCGGAAGCGTGCTGTCGTAGCTGCGCAGGGGATGCCAAGACGCTCGGCTGCTGCATCTCGTGTGGACATGTCCGGCACAACACACATCAGTCGGACTTTATGGCATTAAATGTGACTAAACCAGCTGAACGCCCCGAGAAAAGTTTCAAAGAGTTCAAGAAGCGGCGTAGATGTTCGAAATTGAGTATGCTTTGTTTATCCGTGGCGTCCATTCATCCACGCCGAGGGCATCATTGTGTCCTCCTGGTCAGGAAACCTGTTCATTATACCCTCGCCATAGGGCGAAGGGAGCAAAAGTAAAGCTTAAGGAAGAGAGAGAGCgggaaaacaagaaatgaaaagcaGAGAGATTAATCAGGTTAATTGTCCGGTTAGCTACTACCAGAGTTCTTCAGTGTTTTGCAAAATGGCCATGGGACCCGCCCGCTCGAGGccttttgcgtgcattcgcgggcttattttgcgctcggaaaaacgcttttatgtaacacgtactgagcagtagaaagctgtgtcgggagtttttcatgttgctctaccattTTCTCAACGACACTTTTCAGCTACTCATAATATTTGATAAGTATTAATTGATTAAAACTAATTATGCAGTAAGGCGGAAGGCAAAAGTGAGTCTGAGTGTTTCCAAGAGACgacaaacaacgttaccttggttctgtccagctgcgtggcatttgcatactcTTAAATCTTGGTACATGATAGTTTGGACACCCTGTATGTGCCTGAACATGAGGCATCTCGCACATTTTTCAATGTTTGCGCCTCTTCCACTTCGAACCTAATTTCTCATCAACTTCAATACTTTTTTTTGACACACCTACTGCCAACTGTTCAGCCATGTGATGCAGTTCGGTTGTGCTTGCAAAACTTGTAGAACCTTGTAAAGATAATCAAAATTGCCGCAGGATCCCAGTATTGCCTCCGCGCAAACCAAAATATGAAAGAAATTATCGGTAGCCAATGGGGAGGAATAAAAAAAACCCAAGTATTGTTCTAGCATCTAGGATTATATTATAGCATCTAGTAGTAGTATTATATTTTGGCGGGTGTTAAATTTTGCGCAATCTATTTTGCGCTCAACGCGGCAACATTCAAGTCGTTGTAAGAGGCATCAAAAAATTTCTTCTTGAAAACGTAGCCAAGGAGGCCAAATAGCGCACCGAAATCATTGTCCTCAAGTTTTTGGAATAAAATCGGAGAGCGTCGAGCACAATGTCTAGGACATTTGGCGTGGAATCGCCCATTGGGAATGGAAAGCTAAGAGCTGTCGCGGCCATGATGTATAGTCTGCGCGGGAAAACGCCTATTAACCTAAGAGTTACTATATACAAGGCATTAGCAGAATCGGTAATTACACATGGTATAACGTTATATGGTACGTGTTCTGACGATAAAAAGCAAGCGATTGACCACGCAGTCAAGCGAATTGTCAACAGCATACCTTCTGGAACCGGACTAGAATAatcagagagaaaagaaaaatataacattCTAGGAATACTTCCAGTACAGGAGCTATTTAGGTATGTGGTTGTAACACGCTATTATTATTCAAATTCTTTTAAAGTATTGGTAAAAAAAGATGTTGCGTTACGAAAAACAGAAAGGTATTTTAAGCCAAGGGTGTTAACAAACTATGGAGAGAAAACAAGAAAGTATTATGTCCCTGATACCTTTAATGAACTTGATGCAGCACTGTATGATATCAATTCAAAAGGTAAAATGATGAAAAATGTGAGGAAGGGATATTCGACTGTTTACTGTAATACTATGGGATTTCTTATTGGGATTCTTACGTGGCTGGGAAACGTAGTATTTATTCTTTGTGTGTTAGAATATTTTACTTTGAAGTTGTATAATTTTGAACGGTAATTGTATGTTTCATATCTCTATTGAAAGCTGTACCACCTGCTGCTTGGTCTTCTAACAAACACGATGTGCTTAGATCGAGCAGCAAACACAATCTGTCaaaaaatgtatttgaaataaaatctgattttgatttgattttttttcttctgcttatCAACCTTCAACCCTACTGTTACGATTTCTcgtttaaggtcctcaatcatttgtttccTGTATACTCATGTGTAGTATATACACGCATGCCTATAATACATTCATGCATGTAAGTACCTAGTACACACATCGCGAAACGCACGCTCGACCACACGTACCTGAAGACCAGGCGCTCCACGGAGGACGGTGGCGCGTCTCCGGCCAGCGCGGAGAGCACCGTGCTGTACGACTCCGGCGACGCTAGCGAGACGTTCTGAAACTCGAGCAGAGTGGCGTTCACGCCCTCTAGCCAGCCGACGGGGAAGTCGCGCGGATGCGAATCGCGCAGGATGAAACTGAGTCCCCGCGACGAGCGAGGGACGCGGCCGCGCTCCAGGTGGCGACCGAAGTCTCGCGCGTCCACGAAGCCCTCGCACGTGTACGACGTCTCGTAGGTGCTGCTCGTGTCCTTGCAGCGGGCCTCGTCGCCCAGGCACAGCGAAGCCGCCAGGGCAGCGACGGCGAGCAGGAGTGCGGCACGAGCCTGGTGGCCGCGGTGCATGGTGTCGTGGGAGCGAGAGCAACCCTGGTCCTCCGAAGCCGCGGTTCTTGACGCTTTCGCTGCGCGTTTACGCTTGCTGCCTTTTTTGCTTGCGGTTTTACGGCGTCGCCTCCTGTGCATCCGAGTTCATTCCGAGGTGGGACTCGGGGTTGCTAGCTCCGCCTTCTTCCGGTTGTCGACGGCGGCGGGCGAATCGAGCGTTTGAGCTGGGAAGGCTGCGAGAGGGAACGCTTACATGAAATTATATCAACTCTGAGGAAAGAAGCAGGAGGGGATGAGGAGCACGAAGGCTTTTCTTTCGGTACTTTATCGCGCCGTAGATGAGGCGAAAAAGAGAGTAAACGCTTCCGCTACTCTCGCTAgcatattataataataataataatgcctttattttccatctcaaggatgtgggagggggagagaaaaagctacatatccagcttgacaggctctcgcctccccgatacaatacatgatgtttagaaaaaaaaaggcaaacagtacaagcatatcAGTACAGACAAAAAAGAATATTACAAAtgacaatttttacaaaaatgtacaattccaaaaaacaaagtgatgtgcataatATGTCGTACATTTCAGACAGAAAGTGCCAccctttcacttataagtgaaacaaaatgacgcaaatcttttgaccgggtgcgttggagatttaatttgtaatgttggcacaggtttaagagatgtggaagagtgtttctgagcataagttgtccgtaacctgttctgaatgaatgtatgtgccaaatatcggtgtttctggttgcgtaggcgaaatttcttttctgcagtgatgcCAG comes from Dermacentor albipictus isolate Rhodes 1998 colony unplaced genomic scaffold, USDA_Dalb.pri_finalv2 scaffold_21, whole genome shotgun sequence and encodes:
- the LOC135918713 gene encoding carboxypeptidase N subunit 2-like, whose translation is MHRGHQARAALLLAVAALAASLCLGDEARCKDTSSTYETSYTCEGFVDARDFGRHLERGRVPRSSRGLSFILRDSHPRDFPVGWLEGVNATLLEFQNVSLASPESYSTVLSALAGDAPPSSVERLVFSYDSTLPASWETLRTLPRLKTLGLVKMSGLRLGRDFGLLPRTVRGVSVLHSSVESVEEGWLAELPDLEYVVIRDSKLAHFSRSMLPTPALKLRSIDLDYNELSVIPDGFGEGFPALAFLDLEGNKITTIEEHEVAGVLSDTGTVVLLGNNRLHCDCKLGHLRRHSDRRLRTRCHSPDKLRGRSVQSLTDAELGCPKL